A window of the Streptomyces sp. NBC_01351 genome harbors these coding sequences:
- a CDS encoding ROK family transcriptional regulator, translating into MPAATPGTPSLLRAMNDRAALELLLAHGPLSRTRIGNLTGLSKPTASQLLARLEAAGLVVATGTDDGRPGPSAQLYAVNPRAAYVGGLDVTPGRVLAAVADLTGTVVGTHEVPYAEGTSAVDQVTEALGEAVKAAGLHRSDLHRVVIATPGAFDPRSGRLRYAGHLPGWHSPTLLDELAAALPMPVEYENDVNLAAVAEQRLGAARGHEDFVLLWNEEGLGAALVLGGRLHRGWTGGAGEVGFLPVPGHPLVRQVTRANTGGYQELAGVQVVPGLAAELGVTTPPEANPEAKPGAEAPPRAEATPEAAGAPGAATPPGGAPGGPYSPEVGAAVALLARAAGSPEGPHLRFLQSYATLLATGLASLVAVLDPEIVVLSGAVIAAGGEPLRELLEAELGELAPSRPRLVSGEVPERPVLRGALETALAATRDEVFDTSR; encoded by the coding sequence ATGCCCGCCGCCACGCCCGGAACCCCCAGCCTGCTGCGCGCCATGAACGACCGGGCCGCCCTCGAACTCCTGCTGGCGCACGGGCCGCTGTCCCGGACCCGGATCGGCAACCTGACCGGGCTGTCCAAGCCCACCGCCTCCCAGTTGCTCGCCCGCCTGGAGGCCGCCGGACTCGTCGTGGCCACCGGCACCGACGACGGCCGGCCCGGCCCCAGTGCGCAGCTGTACGCCGTCAACCCCCGGGCCGCGTACGTCGGCGGACTGGACGTCACCCCGGGCCGGGTGCTCGCCGCCGTCGCCGACCTCACCGGTACGGTCGTCGGCACGCACGAGGTGCCGTACGCGGAGGGCACGAGCGCCGTGGACCAGGTGACCGAGGCCCTCGGCGAGGCCGTCAAGGCCGCCGGGCTGCACCGCTCCGACCTGCACCGGGTGGTCATCGCCACCCCGGGCGCCTTCGACCCGCGGAGCGGCCGGCTCCGCTACGCCGGCCACCTCCCCGGCTGGCACTCCCCCACCCTCCTCGACGAGCTGGCCGCCGCCCTGCCGATGCCCGTCGAGTACGAGAACGACGTCAACCTCGCAGCCGTCGCCGAGCAGCGCCTCGGCGCGGCCCGCGGCCACGAGGACTTCGTCCTGCTGTGGAACGAGGAGGGGCTCGGCGCCGCCCTGGTGCTGGGCGGCCGGCTGCACCGCGGCTGGACCGGCGGCGCGGGCGAGGTGGGCTTCCTGCCCGTGCCCGGCCACCCGCTGGTCCGGCAGGTGACGCGGGCCAACACCGGCGGCTACCAGGAACTGGCGGGCGTCCAGGTGGTGCCCGGCCTCGCCGCCGAACTGGGCGTCACCACCCCGCCCGAGGCCAACCCCGAGGCCAAGCCCGGGGCCGAGGCGCCGCCCAGGGCCGAGGCCACGCCCGAGGCCGCGGGCGCGCCCGGAGCCGCGACACCGCCCGGGGGCGCGCCCGGAGGCCCGTACAGCCCCGAGGTCGGCGCCGCCGTCGCGCTGCTGGCCCGGGCCGCCGGCTCGCCGGAGGGGCCCCACCTGCGCTTCCTCCAGTCGTACGCCACCCTGCTGGCCACCGGTCTCGCCTCGCTGGTGGCCGTCCTCGACCCCGAGATCGTGGTCCTCTCCGGGGCCGTGATCGCCGCGGGCGGCGAGCCGCTGCGCGAGCTGCTGGAGGCCGAGCTCGGCGAACTGGCCCCCTCCCGGCCCCGCCTGGTCTCCGGCGAGGTGCCCGAACGGCCGGTGCTGCGCGGCGCGTTGGAGACCGCACTGGCCGCCACCCGCGACGAGGTCTTCGACACCTCCCGCTGA
- a CDS encoding mechanosensitive ion channel family protein, protein MPWPAALLPLAADVPDAPASVKEAQESVTEAASFIEQNWATWLGIGLRILLIVVIAAALRSVVRKALTKLINRMNTSAEAVEGTALGGLLVNAERRRQRSEAIGSVLRSVASFLILGTAALMVLAALKIDLAPLLASAGVAGVAIGFGARNLVTDFLSGVFMIMEDQYGVGDKIDAGVASGEVIEVGLRVTKLRGDNGEIWYVRNGEIKRIGNLSQGWATAMVDVQVKPTESLTRIREVVQDVADTLAKESPWDERLWGPVEVLGLDEVLLASMTVKVSAKTMPGKQFAVERELRWRIKEAFDSAGIRIIGGLPAGEDEEEPAADASAAVAPPSALANPVSPQSLATAPIPPPSGPRITK, encoded by the coding sequence GTGCCCTGGCCCGCCGCTCTGCTGCCGCTGGCAGCAGACGTTCCGGACGCGCCCGCATCGGTCAAGGAGGCGCAGGAGAGCGTCACCGAGGCCGCGAGCTTCATCGAACAGAACTGGGCCACCTGGCTGGGCATCGGCCTGCGGATCCTGCTGATCGTCGTGATCGCGGCCGCGCTCCGCTCGGTGGTCCGCAAGGCGCTGACCAAGCTGATAAACCGCATGAACACCAGCGCCGAGGCCGTCGAGGGCACCGCGCTCGGCGGGCTGCTGGTCAATGCCGAGCGGCGCAGACAGCGCTCGGAGGCGATCGGTTCGGTCCTGCGTTCGGTGGCCTCGTTCCTGATCCTCGGCACGGCCGCCCTCATGGTGCTGGCCGCGCTGAAGATCGACCTGGCCCCACTGCTGGCGAGCGCGGGTGTGGCCGGTGTCGCGATCGGTTTCGGTGCCCGCAACCTGGTGACGGACTTCCTGTCCGGCGTGTTCATGATCATGGAGGACCAGTACGGCGTCGGGGACAAGATCGACGCAGGCGTGGCCTCGGGCGAGGTCATCGAGGTCGGCCTGCGCGTCACCAAGCTGCGCGGGGACAACGGCGAGATCTGGTACGTGCGCAACGGCGAGATCAAGCGGATCGGCAACCTCAGCCAGGGCTGGGCGACCGCGATGGTGGACGTCCAGGTCAAGCCGACTGAGAGCCTGACCCGGATCCGCGAGGTGGTCCAGGACGTCGCCGACACCCTGGCGAAGGAGTCCCCGTGGGACGAGCGCCTGTGGGGTCCGGTGGAGGTGCTCGGCCTGGACGAGGTACTGCTCGCCTCGATGACGGTGAAGGTGTCGGCGAAGACGATGCCCGGCAAGCAGTTCGCGGTGGAGCGGGAGCTGCGCTGGCGGATCAAGGAGGCCTTCGACTCGGCGGGCATCCGGATCATCGGCGGCCTGCCCGCCGGGGAGGACGAGGAAGAGCCCGCGGCGGACGCGTCGGCCGCCGTCGCCCCGCCCTCGGCGTTGGCGAACCCGGTCTCCCCGCAGTCCCTGGCCACCGCGCCGATCCCGCCGCCGAGCGGCCCCCGCATCACGAAGTAG
- a CDS encoding HNH endonuclease, translating into MPHVLVLNASYEPLGVVPLRRALVLVLENKAVSLEESGAYLHSATRVVPAPSVVRLKRFVRVPYRGPVPLTRRALFARDGGRCMYCGAVATSVDHVIPRSRGGQHAWDNVVAACRRCNHVKADRHLLELGWRLRHQPAPPSGLAWRIIGTGHRDPRWMPYLQPYGAEDALERIGVAAS; encoded by the coding sequence GTGCCGCACGTCCTGGTCCTCAACGCGTCGTACGAGCCCCTCGGCGTCGTACCGCTTCGCCGCGCGCTCGTCCTCGTCCTGGAGAACAAGGCTGTCTCCCTGGAGGAATCCGGCGCCTATCTGCACAGCGCGACAAGGGTCGTCCCCGCTCCCAGCGTGGTACGGCTCAAGCGCTTCGTGCGGGTCCCCTACCGGGGGCCCGTTCCTCTCACCCGGCGCGCCCTGTTCGCGCGCGACGGGGGGCGCTGCATGTACTGCGGTGCCGTCGCCACCAGCGTCGACCACGTCATCCCGCGCAGCCGGGGCGGCCAGCACGCGTGGGACAACGTCGTCGCCGCGTGCCGCCGGTGCAACCACGTCAAGGCCGACCGCCACCTGCTGGAGCTCGGGTGGCGTCTGCGGCACCAGCCGGCGCCGCCGTCCGGGCTGGCGTGGCGGATCATCGGCACGGGACACCGGGATCCGCGCTGGATGCCGTATCTCCAGCCGTACGGGGCGGAGGATGCGCTGGAGCGCATCGGGGTAGCGGCGTCCTGA
- a CDS encoding beta-N-acetylglucosaminidase domain-containing protein — protein sequence MQLRGRKRTTAAAMAVIGALLGGAVSSAPTGTLAIGSAPAGPDREPGPVAGAGASAELVLDPAANPSRTAAEGPAVWPRPQSMTADPAREVPLGAEAVLVAPGDVDPYAVQVVRTALRAAGVRTLHERAPGAPLPASGTVVRLQGKDAEEALRALDAAEAGDLPDGGYRLAVGRPGGRDTVALAGVGEDGLFHAAQTLRQLLAAGAGKAPGVLVRDWPAAPVRGITEGFYGEPWSGEQRLAQVEFMGRTKQNRLLIAPGDDPYRTTAWRQEYPAERQAEFRALAERARANRVVLGWAVSPGQSMCLSSETDRADLVRKVDAMWELGFRAFQLQFQDVSYSEWGCREDRERYGRGPAAAAKAHAEVAGGLAAHLARKDHGAAALSLLPTEYHQQGSTTYRKALAAALDPRVEVAWTGVGVVPRTITGKEVAGARSVLGHPLVTMDNYPVNDWDPGRIFLGPYAGREPAVAGGSAALMANAMPQGTLSRIPLFTAADFAWNARGYRAGESWAAAVRELAGPDPRAREAVAALAGNTASSGLKLEESAYLKPLVERFWQARAAGDPTAGAELRKAFTVLREAPARLPALSAEAGPWLERLARYGTAGELALDVLQAQARGDGTAAWKASQSLTRAREALAEPGTARVDKAVLDPFLTQAAAEADAWTGAAREAGTVTQDANTWTVRLDAERPVSAVTVMTDPLPAGARGAAVEVHVPGEGWRKVADAAASGWTQVDTGGLRADAVRLSWAGAGTAPAVHRVVPWLGDGPQARFELVDGAAADAEVGGAAARVTARLTALGAGEVRGALSAKPPAGVSVRLPETVVAPRGGQVTIPLEVAVAPTTAPGTYAVPVTFGAETRTLTVRAVPRTGGPDLLRTARASSSANETPDFPASAAADGYPNTRWSSPAVDGAWWQAELPSPTRIGRLELHWQEAYPSAYRVETSADGRTWHPAGAVPASRGGRETVRVDAPEARFVRVTCDRRATRFGCSLWSAEAYAVTP from the coding sequence GTGCAGCTCAGGGGCAGGAAGCGGACCACCGCCGCCGCCATGGCGGTGATCGGGGCGCTGCTCGGCGGCGCCGTGTCCTCCGCGCCGACCGGGACCCTGGCGATCGGTTCCGCTCCGGCCGGGCCGGACCGCGAGCCGGGCCCCGTCGCGGGCGCGGGCGCCTCCGCCGAGCTGGTCCTCGACCCCGCCGCCAACCCCTCGCGTACCGCCGCCGAGGGGCCCGCCGTATGGCCCCGCCCGCAGTCCATGACGGCCGATCCGGCGCGCGAGGTGCCGCTGGGCGCGGAGGCCGTGCTGGTGGCGCCGGGCGACGTGGATCCGTACGCGGTCCAGGTGGTGCGGACGGCCCTGCGCGCGGCGGGCGTGCGCACCCTGCACGAGAGGGCCCCCGGGGCTCCGCTGCCGGCGAGCGGCACCGTCGTACGGCTCCAGGGCAAGGACGCCGAGGAGGCACTGCGGGCGCTGGACGCGGCCGAGGCCGGGGACCTGCCGGACGGGGGCTACCGGCTCGCGGTGGGGCGGCCCGGCGGCCGGGACACGGTCGCACTGGCCGGCGTCGGCGAAGACGGGCTGTTCCACGCGGCGCAGACGCTGCGTCAGCTGCTCGCGGCGGGCGCCGGAAAGGCGCCCGGGGTGCTGGTGCGGGACTGGCCGGCGGCGCCCGTGCGCGGGATCACCGAGGGTTTCTACGGGGAGCCGTGGAGCGGGGAACAGCGCCTCGCGCAAGTGGAGTTCATGGGGCGCACGAAGCAGAACCGGCTGCTGATCGCGCCCGGCGACGACCCGTACCGGACGACGGCCTGGCGCCAGGAGTACCCGGCCGAGCGGCAGGCGGAGTTCCGCGCGCTGGCCGAGCGGGCCCGCGCCAACCGGGTCGTACTGGGCTGGGCGGTGTCCCCCGGCCAGTCGATGTGCCTGTCCTCGGAGACCGACCGGGCGGACCTCGTGCGCAAGGTGGACGCGATGTGGGAGCTGGGCTTCCGCGCCTTCCAGCTCCAGTTCCAGGACGTCAGCTACTCGGAATGGGGCTGCCGCGAGGACCGCGAGCGGTACGGGCGGGGCCCGGCAGCGGCCGCGAAGGCGCACGCGGAGGTCGCGGGCGGGCTGGCGGCGCACCTGGCCCGGAAAGACCACGGGGCGGCCGCGCTGTCGCTGCTGCCGACGGAGTACCACCAGCAGGGCTCCACCACCTACCGCAAGGCCCTGGCGGCCGCGTTGGACCCGCGGGTGGAAGTGGCCTGGACGGGCGTGGGCGTGGTCCCGCGCACGATCACCGGGAAGGAAGTGGCCGGCGCCCGCTCGGTGCTGGGCCACCCGCTGGTCACCATGGACAACTACCCGGTGAACGACTGGGACCCGGGCCGGATCTTCCTCGGCCCCTACGCGGGGCGCGAGCCGGCGGTGGCGGGCGGCTCGGCGGCCCTGATGGCCAACGCGATGCCGCAGGGCACCCTGTCGCGGATCCCGCTCTTCACGGCGGCCGACTTCGCGTGGAACGCGCGCGGTTACCGGGCCGGGGAGTCCTGGGCGGCGGCGGTGCGCGAACTGGCGGGCCCGGACCCGCGGGCGCGGGAGGCGGTGGCGGCGCTGGCCGGGAACACCGCGTCGTCGGGCTTGAAGCTGGAGGAGTCGGCGTACCTGAAGCCGCTGGTCGAACGGTTCTGGCAGGCCCGGGCGGCCGGTGACCCGACGGCCGGGGCCGAGCTGCGCAAGGCGTTCACGGTCCTGCGCGAGGCCCCCGCCCGGCTCCCGGCCCTGTCGGCCGAGGCGGGGCCCTGGCTGGAGCGGCTCGCGCGCTACGGCACGGCGGGCGAGCTGGCGCTGGACGTCCTCCAGGCGCAGGCCCGCGGCGACGGCACGGCCGCGTGGAAGGCCTCCCAGTCCCTGACCCGGGCCCGGGAGGCCCTGGCGGAGCCGGGCACGGCGCGGGTGGACAAGGCCGTACTGGACCCCTTCCTGACGCAGGCCGCCGCGGAGGCGGACGCGTGGACGGGCGCCGCCCGCGAGGCGGGCACGGTGACGCAGGACGCGAACACCTGGACGGTACGCCTGGACGCGGAGCGCCCGGTGTCGGCGGTGACGGTGATGACGGACCCGCTCCCGGCGGGCGCGCGGGGCGCGGCGGTGGAGGTCCACGTGCCCGGCGAGGGCTGGCGCAAGGTGGCCGACGCCGCCGCCTCCGGCTGGACCCAGGTGGACACGGGCGGGCTGCGCGCGGACGCCGTACGGCTGTCCTGGGCGGGCGCGGGGACCGCGCCCGCGGTGCACCGGGTGGTGCCCTGGCTCGGGGACGGCCCGCAGGCCCGGTTCGAGCTGGTGGACGGCGCGGCGGCCGACGCGGAGGTCGGCGGCGCGGCGGCGCGGGTCACCGCCCGCCTCACGGCCCTGGGCGCCGGCGAGGTGCGGGGGGCGCTGTCGGCGAAGCCGCCGGCGGGCGTCTCGGTCCGGCTGCCGGAGACCGTGGTGGCCCCGCGGGGCGGGCAGGTGACGATCCCGCTGGAGGTCGCCGTCGCCCCGACGACGGCGCCGGGCACCTATGCGGTCCCGGTCACCTTCGGCGCGGAGACCCGCACCCTGACGGTGCGTGCGGTGCCGCGTACGGGCGGCCCGGACCTGCTGCGCACGGCGCGGGCCAGTTCCTCGGCGAACGAGACCCCGGACTTCCCGGCGTCGGCTGCGGCGGACGGCTACCCGAACACCCGGTGGTCCTCGCCTGCGGTGGACGGCGCGTGGTGGCAGGCGGAACTGCCGTCCCCGACGCGGATCGGCCGCCTGGAGCTGCACTGGCAGGAGGCGTACCCGTCGGCGTACCGGGTGGAGACCTCCGCCGACGGCCGCACGTGGCACCCGGCCGGGGCCGTCCCGGCCTCCCGCGGCGGCCGCGAGACGGTCCGCGTGGACGCCCCGGAGGCGCGGTTCGTCCGCGTCACGTGCGACCGCCGCGCCACCCGCTTCGGCTGCTCCCTCTGGAGCGCGGAGGCGTACGCGGTCACTCCGTAG
- a CDS encoding 4-alpha-glucanotransferase — protein MDDLARLAALHGVATTYQPAADVTVQVPRSTVAAVLGLLGVVTDTPESVRVFAESAEREALERVLPPTVVWWEGEPAPAGLAALPLGTRVRVELEREEGAPGAEPLEWVTGPGGWPTAVPPGPGARRDVSSGAERGEGSDSDAALRSAPCGDAPARTRPRRRSASPPLGVHRIAVTTPDGRTCEATLIVAPERTPAAPGRAHGLLVQLYSLLSERSWGMGDLGDLAELARWAGRTHGAGFIQVNPLHAAVPGTPTDPSPYRPSSRRFPDPVHLRIEDVPEYADCPDREALAELAARGGELRRQVLEKGALIDRDAVWELKRAALELLYAVPRTPEREADYQVFRAEQGPPLDVHAFWCAGRAGEDPKERADFHRWLLWLTDGQLAAAQRVAREAGMAVGIVHDLAVGVHPQGSDVFGSPCYAGHISVGAPPDAFNARGQDWGLPPWRPDRLAATGYAPFRSLLRSVFRYAGALRIDHVMGLFRLWWIPEGAEPAEGTYVSYDGEAMLAILVLEAHRAGALVIGEDLGTVEPRVRRALARRGVLGTSVLWFERDWDGGGKPLAPGDWRADCLATVTTHDLPPTAAKLAGAHVELRDRLGLLTRPVEAERTEDAADTAEWLELLAGLGLDTEGEEAAVRALYAFLLRTPARLVGVWLPDAVGDRRPQNLPGTWDQYPNWRLPVADADGRPLTLEELAAAPRANALLRALRKGA, from the coding sequence ATGGACGACCTGGCCCGGCTCGCGGCCCTGCACGGTGTGGCCACCACCTACCAGCCCGCCGCGGACGTCACCGTCCAGGTGCCGCGGTCCACGGTCGCCGCCGTGCTCGGGCTGCTCGGCGTGGTCACCGACACCCCCGAGTCCGTCCGGGTGTTCGCGGAGTCCGCCGAACGGGAGGCCCTGGAGCGGGTGTTGCCTCCGACGGTGGTGTGGTGGGAGGGAGAACCGGCCCCGGCCGGGCTGGCCGCGTTGCCGCTGGGTACGCGGGTCCGCGTGGAGTTGGAGCGTGAGGAGGGGGCGCCGGGCGCGGAGCCCCTGGAGTGGGTCACCGGTCCCGGCGGGTGGCCCACGGCGGTGCCGCCGGGGCCGGGCGCGCGCCGGGACGTCTCCTCGGGCGCCGAACGCGGTGAGGGGTCGGACAGTGACGCGGCGCTGCGTTCGGCGCCCTGCGGGGACGCCCCGGCGCGCACCCGGCCCCGGCGGCGGTCGGCTTCGCCGCCCCTGGGGGTTCACCGGATCGCCGTCACCACGCCGGACGGGCGCACCTGCGAAGCCACCCTGATCGTGGCCCCGGAGCGCACCCCCGCCGCACCCGGGCGGGCCCACGGGCTGCTCGTCCAGCTGTACTCGCTGCTCTCCGAACGCTCCTGGGGCATGGGCGACCTCGGCGACCTCGCGGAGCTCGCCCGCTGGGCGGGCCGCACTCACGGCGCGGGCTTCATCCAGGTCAACCCGCTGCACGCGGCCGTGCCCGGCACCCCGACCGACCCGTCCCCGTACCGCCCCTCCTCGCGCCGCTTCCCGGACCCGGTCCACCTGCGCATCGAGGACGTCCCGGAGTACGCCGACTGCCCCGACCGGGAGGCCCTCGCCGAACTCGCCGCCCGGGGCGGGGAGCTGCGCCGCCAGGTGCTGGAGAAGGGCGCGCTGATCGACCGGGACGCCGTCTGGGAACTCAAGCGCGCTGCTCTGGAGCTGCTGTACGCCGTCCCGCGCACGCCCGAGCGCGAGGCCGACTACCAGGTGTTCCGCGCCGAGCAGGGCCCTCCGCTGGACGTGCACGCTTTCTGGTGCGCCGGGCGCGCGGGGGAGGACCCCAAGGAGCGGGCCGACTTCCACCGCTGGCTGCTCTGGCTGACCGACGGCCAACTCGCCGCCGCCCAGCGGGTCGCCCGGGAGGCCGGCATGGCCGTCGGCATCGTGCACGACCTCGCCGTCGGGGTGCACCCACAGGGCTCCGACGTCTTCGGGTCGCCCTGTTACGCCGGGCACATCTCCGTCGGCGCCCCGCCCGACGCCTTCAACGCGCGCGGCCAGGACTGGGGACTGCCGCCCTGGCGCCCGGACCGGCTGGCCGCCACCGGCTACGCCCCGTTCCGGTCGCTGCTGCGCTCGGTGTTCCGCTACGCGGGCGCCCTGCGCATCGACCACGTCATGGGCCTGTTCCGGCTCTGGTGGATCCCGGAGGGCGCCGAGCCCGCCGAGGGCACGTACGTCTCGTACGACGGCGAGGCCATGCTGGCGATCCTGGTGCTGGAGGCCCACCGCGCCGGCGCCCTGGTCATCGGCGAGGACCTCGGGACGGTGGAGCCGCGGGTCCGCCGGGCGCTGGCCCGGCGCGGGGTGCTGGGCACCTCGGTGCTCTGGTTCGAGCGGGACTGGGACGGCGGCGGCAAACCGCTCGCGCCGGGGGACTGGCGGGCCGACTGCCTGGCCACCGTCACCACCCACGACCTGCCGCCCACGGCCGCCAAGCTCGCCGGGGCCCACGTGGAACTGCGCGACCGGCTCGGGTTGCTGACCCGCCCGGTGGAGGCGGAGCGGACCGAGGACGCGGCCGACACCGCCGAGTGGCTCGAACTGCTGGCCGGGCTGGGCCTGGACACCGAGGGCGAGGAGGCCGCCGTGCGGGCCCTGTACGCCTTCCTGCTGCGCACCCCGGCCCGGCTGGTCGGCGTATGGCTGCCGGACGCGGTGGGGGACCGGCGGCCGCAGAACCTGCCGGGCACCTGGGACCAGTACCCCAATTGGCGGCTGCCGGTCGCCGACGCCGACGGACGGCCGCTGACCTTGGAGGAACTGGCCGCGGCGCCCCGGGCGAACGCACTGCTGAGGGCGCTCCGCAAGGGGGCGTGA
- a CDS encoding MarR family winged helix-turn-helix transcriptional regulator yields MTEAKKDAVDAITAQWHVVRPDLNTDPMAVFGRIYRIARTMGDEMERAYARFGISRGEFDVVATLRRSGEPYTLSPRQLSATLMLTTGGMTGRLDKLEKAGLLCRKPDPHDRRGLQVTITDRGLALIDEAVTAGLEVQRTALTGLSEEEVEVLTGLLRKLLAGL; encoded by the coding sequence ATGACCGAGGCCAAAAAGGACGCCGTCGATGCCATCACCGCCCAGTGGCACGTGGTGCGCCCGGACCTGAACACCGACCCCATGGCCGTCTTCGGACGCATCTACCGGATCGCCCGGACCATGGGCGACGAGATGGAACGGGCCTACGCCCGCTTCGGCATCTCACGCGGGGAGTTCGACGTCGTCGCCACGCTGCGCCGCTCCGGCGAGCCGTACACGCTGTCGCCCCGACAGCTGTCGGCCACGCTGATGCTCACCACCGGCGGAATGACGGGGCGTCTGGACAAGCTGGAGAAGGCCGGACTGCTGTGCCGCAAGCCCGATCCGCACGACCGGCGCGGACTCCAGGTGACGATCACCGACCGCGGACTCGCACTCATCGACGAAGCCGTCACCGCCGGCCTGGAGGTGCAGCGCACCGCGCTCACCGGGCTGAGCGAGGAAGAGGTCGAAGTGCTCACCGGCCTGCTCCGCAAGCTACTGGCCGGGCTCTGA